Proteins encoded in a region of the Streptomyces sp. PCS3-D2 genome:
- a CDS encoding peptidoglycan-binding protein: MTSLERPAGARAAAEPSGGRARHRSRRGLVIAAVVIVLFGSSGSVWWIASQARTPEQRASNAAAPPPSRITGKVSDRQLVETMELTGKVETASRTTITGVQPQGTSRAVVTALPAASGKSLKAGAVVAEVSGRPVLLLPGRFPAYRDLKAGDKGPDVQQLQRALKPLYGTAVNGTYGQATVEAVRKLYAAAGYEAPSGEGPRQVAGGSGGGSAPSGTAAGAAAPRGGAETDGGTGAAPAAGGAASPAPTRGAAAPPASGPGTPGEVLPAAEVAYVSTLPATVVQVTAAVGDAADKPLVVLGSGGRQVRASLTADQRARLRDLPSDAVIRFGTGPYEGREGSLGSLAGPPDAGNGDHPGNTKTGGPDGGSTSGAGDTGRHEALFVPSGAEAEEGASQRIAVELRRSPQGALTVPVSAVWTDLGGSSTVTVTENGKERNVPVEVLFTHEGLSAVNALDANLGAGETVVLVRRGGAVDGSEGGSDG; the protein is encoded by the coding sequence GTGACGAGCCTCGAACGCCCCGCAGGGGCCCGGGCGGCGGCCGAGCCGTCCGGCGGGCGGGCCCGGCACAGGTCCAGGCGGGGCCTGGTCATCGCCGCCGTCGTCATCGTGCTGTTCGGAAGTTCCGGATCCGTCTGGTGGATCGCGTCCCAGGCCAGAACGCCCGAGCAGCGTGCCTCGAACGCCGCGGCGCCGCCGCCCTCCCGGATCACGGGGAAGGTCTCCGACCGGCAGCTCGTCGAGACGATGGAACTGACCGGGAAGGTCGAGACGGCCTCCCGGACCACCATCACCGGCGTCCAGCCGCAGGGCACCAGCCGGGCGGTCGTGACGGCCCTGCCCGCGGCCTCGGGCAAGAGCCTCAAGGCCGGCGCGGTCGTCGCCGAGGTGTCGGGCCGCCCGGTCCTGCTCCTCCCGGGGCGCTTCCCCGCGTACCGAGACCTGAAGGCGGGCGACAAGGGTCCGGACGTGCAGCAACTGCAGCGCGCCCTGAAACCGTTGTACGGGACCGCCGTGAACGGTACGTACGGGCAGGCCACCGTCGAGGCGGTGCGCAAGCTGTACGCGGCGGCCGGGTACGAGGCGCCTTCCGGGGAGGGGCCGCGTCAGGTCGCCGGCGGGAGCGGTGGCGGGAGTGCCCCTTCGGGCACGGCCGCCGGCGCCGCCGCCCCCCGCGGCGGCGCGGAGACCGACGGCGGCACGGGCGCGGCCCCCGCCGCGGGCGGAGCCGCGAGTCCGGCGCCCACCCGCGGCGCCGCCGCACCGCCTGCTTCCGGACCCGGCACACCCGGAGAAGTGCTGCCGGCCGCGGAGGTCGCGTACGTCAGCACCCTGCCCGCCACGGTGGTCCAGGTCACCGCGGCAGTGGGCGACGCGGCCGACAAGCCGCTCGTCGTCCTCGGCAGCGGCGGCCGCCAGGTGCGGGCGTCCCTCACCGCGGACCAGCGCGCCCGGCTGCGCGATCTGCCGAGCGACGCGGTCATCCGCTTCGGCACCGGCCCCTACGAAGGCCGGGAGGGCAGCCTGGGCTCCCTCGCCGGACCCCCCGACGCCGGAAACGGCGATCATCCGGGGAACACGAAGACCGGCGGACCGGACGGCGGGAGCACGTCCGGCGCCGGTGACACGGGCCGGCACGAGGCGCTGTTCGTCCCCAGCGGTGCGGAGGCCGAGGAGGGGGCGTCCCAGCGGATCGCCGTCGAACTGCGGCGCAGCCCCCAGGGCGCGCTGACCGTTCCCGTATCGGCGGTCTGGACCGACCTCGGCGGCTCGTCCACGGTCACCGTTACCGAGAACGGCAAGGAGCGCAACGTCCCCGTCGAGGTGCTGTTCACCCACGAGGGCCTCTCCGCGGTCAACGCGCTCGACGCGAATCTCGGCGCGGGCGAGACGGTCGTCCTGGTGCGCCGCGGAGGGGCGGTAGACGGCTCCGAAGGGGGCTCCGATGGCTGA